Within Triticum dicoccoides isolate Atlit2015 ecotype Zavitan chromosome 1B, WEW_v2.0, whole genome shotgun sequence, the genomic segment AGGTTCACAGGCACCAATAAGGTTTCCTCTGAACTTTTTGCAGGTGCCACAGACAGAAAGGGATGCTCTCTCTGCACCCAGGATAACATGCTTGGAAGCCAAGTCTCGCCGTCAGAGATCAAAGCTTAAAGCCTTGGCATGATTTAATTTAAACACTcaatggcaatggcaatggcaGGCGCTGCATCTCTCTTTTTCTCCATTTGCCTTTGCTTTGAAGCAATTCAACCGCATGCTGAAACTGAGGCTACAAATACATTGCATGCTCTCTTGTCTCTTCCATCCTGCAACCAACACTTCCATTTCGCCAGTTATCAGTCATGGCTTCCAAGCTGTCGGTTGCTGTTCTTCTCCTCTGCGTCGGAGTGTGCGTGGCTCGCAACAGCGACTTCTCCATCGTCGGCTACTCGGAGGAGGACCTGTCGTCGCATGACAGGCTCATCGAGCTGTTCGAGAAGTGGCTGGCCAAGCACGAGAAGGCGTACGCGAGCTTCGAGGAGAAGCTGCACCGGTTCGAGGTGTTCAAGGACAACCTGAAGCTCATCGACGAGATCAACCGGGAGGTGACCAGCTACTGGCTGGGCCTCAACGAGTTCGCCGACCTCACCCACGACGAGTTCAAGGCCGCCTACCTCGGCCTCAGCCCTCCTCCGGCTCGCCGGAGCAGCAGCCGGAGCTTCAGGTACGAGGACGTGGCCGCCCACGACTTGCCCAAGGCGGTGGACTGGAGGAAGAAGGGCGCGGTGACGGACGTGAAGAACCAGGGGCAGTGCGGCAGCTGCTGGGCCTTCTCGACGGTGGCGGCCGTGGAGGGGATCAACGCCATCGTGACGGGCAACCTGACGGCGCTGTCGGAGCAGGAGCTCATCGACTGCAGCGTGGACGGCAACAGCGGCTGCAACGGCGGCATGGTGGACTACGCCTTCTCCTACATCGCCTCCAGTGGCGGGCTCCACACCGAGGAGGCCTACCCGTACCTCATGGAGGAAGGCAGCTGCGGCGACGGCAAGAAGAGCGAGTCCGAGGCGGTGGTGTCGATCAGCGGCTACGAGGACGTGCCGGCCAAGGACGAGCAGGCGCTGATCAAGGCGCTCGCACACCAGCCCGTGTCCGTCGCCATCGAGGCCTCGGGCAGGCACTTCCAGTTCTACAGCGGGGTAAGCATATAGTACATTTTTTTGTCTGAGCATTTGGCCCTGAAATATGTTTGAAATGAGTTGTAATCTGAAACAATATTTTTGGCTCCTCTAGGGGGTTTTCGACGGTCCGTGTGGCGCGCAGCTGGATCACGGCGTGGCGGCGGTCGGGTACGGGTCGGACAAGGGCAAGGGGCACGACTACATCGTCGTGAAGAACTCGTGGGGCGGCAAGTGGGGCGAGAAGGGGTACATCAGGATGAAGAGGGGCACCGGCAAGGGCGACGGCCTCTGCGGCATCAACAAGATGGCCTCCTACCCAACCAAGGACAACTGATCGATGATGACCTGCTGCTGCTGGCGCCTGCCCATGTTCCAGGCTGAGATGCTGCATCCTGAGGATGGATGCACTGAACCATCCTTGAGAGTCGTCGTTCCTCGTCTTTGCATTTCCcatgttttttcttttcttgtgttgtttctttCGGTTAACGGGACGACGATGGATGGAATAagaaaaaaaaaagtgttttcaagttTGCTTTGAGATTGCTGAGCTGGTATGGTTACTGTGTTGAGTGACATGTCTGAGGTAAGGTTAGTGCATGGAGATCAAGGTCTCCTCTTCCTCGGA encodes:
- the LOC119316549 gene encoding cysteine protease XCP1-like, translated to MASKLSVAVLLLCVGVCVARNSDFSIVGYSEEDLSSHDRLIELFEKWLAKHEKAYASFEEKLHRFEVFKDNLKLIDEINREVTSYWLGLNEFADLTHDEFKAAYLGLSPPPARRSSSRSFRYEDVAAHDLPKAVDWRKKGAVTDVKNQGQCGSCWAFSTVAAVEGINAIVTGNLTALSEQELIDCSVDGNSGCNGGMVDYAFSYIASSGGLHTEEAYPYLMEEGSCGDGKKSESEAVVSISGYEDVPAKDEQALIKALAHQPVSVAIEASGRHFQFYSGGVFDGPCGAQLDHGVAAVGYGSDKGKGHDYIVVKNSWGGKWGEKGYIRMKRGTGKGDGLCGINKMASYPTKDN